The following nucleotide sequence is from Corynebacterium tuberculostearicum.
CAGCTTTCCAGCCATTCTCGTCTATCTGGGCGTAATCATCATTATGACGTTTGCTTACGGCACGATCGGCGTGGCACTTTCGCTCGTCATGCCGAACGAAAACTCCGCGTCGCCGATCATGAGTGTTCTTCTCATCCCGTTGCTCATGATTTCGGGAGTCTTCATGCCAGCTGACTTCATGGATCTGCCTGGCTGGCTCGATGCGATCGCCGGAATTTTGCCCTTCCGCTCAAGCCAACAGTTGCTCGAATCAATTTATTTGGCCGACCCAATTGTGGACTGGCCATTTTCGGCCGTAATGATCCTTGCAATTTGGCTAGCTGTGGCGCTGCTCTCTCTCAAATTTGGCGACCTCACGAGTCCGAGGAATCGAAGGTAGATATGTCTTCACAAACAATGACATCCAACACTGCAACTCTTGTAAAGCGGATTGATCCCAGGATTGATTTGCAAACGTGCCCCGAGCGACTCGATGCCTGGAGCATCGGATCGGTTCGCTCTTTCGATTTTCCCGACGCCGAAACCATTTCACGGACGTTTGTTGAGAGATTCGACGATGGAATCCTCGCTCCAGACAACGAGATGTACGACGGCGCTTTCACAGACTTCCTAGAGGAACATGGAATTATTTACTCCATCCGGAGGGATTGGGTCGATTCGCCGATAGAGGATCTCTACCTCACGTCAAACCGTATGATCAGCGCTGAGACGATTCACCAGCGACTGGAGGAAGCACAGGTCACCGTCGTAGGCGATGGCCCACTTGTGGATCGCATCGTTACTGCTTGTCAGGAGCAGGGACTCAACTCCGAGAAGCACGTGTCGCCTGAAGGAATCGATAGATTCGATGACGCCGACGTTGTGGTAGCAGTCACCAAATCATTGGCCGATCCGCAGGTTGTTGGTTTAAACCGTCTTTTGCTCGAAAAGCCCGTCACATGGATCCCACTGTTCCGTCAGATGGGAAATAGTG
It contains:
- a CDS encoding TOMM precursor leader peptide-binding protein; translated protein: MSSQTMTSNTATLVKRIDPRIDLQTCPERLDAWSIGSVRSFDFPDAETISRTFVERFDDGILAPDNEMYDGAFTDFLEEHGIIYSIRRDWVDSPIEDLYLTSNRMISAETIHQRLEEAQVTVVGDGPLVDRIVTACQEQGLNSEKHVSPEGIDRFDDADVVVAVTKSLADPQVVGLNRLLLEKPVTWIPLFRQMGNSVLIGPFIHPGKTACLECLRLRMCSTIGEIPDTYVEPGTALPMASFRIETSLETIACSLLIQMVQHKIALREYSGLSRPGFTRQLVLDNKGFQSLSHRVIRVPRCGECGGSSELGFPQVWHHGGME
- a CDS encoding ABC transporter permease; translation: MKYEGVAQLRSISTLFFTLLMPVIFFFAMRGLGGDDETMKDFVVPATSIMAIVFGTTMNLAISMVYLREYGMLLRYRLTPLSNLDAVLPKLLVAALVSTLSVAVLVVLDWVAFSNPPSFPAILVYLGVIIIMTFAYGTIGVALSLVMPNENSASPIMSVLLIPLLMISGVFMPADFMDLPGWLDAIAGILPFRSSQQLLESIYLADPIVDWPFSAVMILAIWLAVALLSLKFGDLTSPRNRR